A stretch of Brassica rapa cultivar Chiifu-401-42 chromosome A08, CAAS_Brap_v3.01, whole genome shotgun sequence DNA encodes these proteins:
- the LOC103833983 gene encoding polycomb group protein VERNALIZATION 2 isoform X2, producing the protein MCRHNCCAKSSQEEEVVSPPDENLLIYCKPVRLYNILRIRSLFNPSFLPRCLSYNIRAKGKTKSGSAGIVVFNYKDCNNTLQKTEVTENCSCPFCYMTCVSFKGLQLHLNSFHDLFEFEFMLSEDDYQTVNVSVRLDAFESEEEVNHQEKYELISFCSKPRKRRQRGGKNNARRLNVTFLPMDSPSLANGTDNGTSLLSNGNHSLGYPVATQFGMNNSSPAIAQCSLDSNAKAVLASEAVVSAAKSRKLSAERSEARSNLLLQKRQFYHSHRVQPMSLEQVMSDRDSEDEVDDDVADLEDRQMLDDFVDVNKNEKRFMHLWNSFVRKQRVVADGHIPWACEAFSKFHKEELLHSSPLFWCWRLFMIKLWNIGLVDSATINNCNIILENCDSNSDNKNKNMSADVGIDINSNAMDVDDDVNNSKAK; encoded by the exons atgtgtaggCATAATTGTTGCGCGAAATCGTCACAAGAGGAGGAGGTGGTTTCACCACCTGATGAGAATCTCTTGATCTACTGTAAACCTGTTCGTCTCTACAACATTCTTCGCATTCGCTCCCTTTTCAAC CCATCGTTTCTTCCTAGATGCTTGAGTTACAATATTCGTGCAAAGGGCAAAACAAA GTCCGGATCTGCTGGGATtgtagtttttaattataaggATTGTAATAACACATTGCAGAAAACTgaag TGACGGAGAATTGTTCTTGTCCATTTTGCTATATGACATGTGTTAGCTTCAAG GGGCTGCAACTTCATTTGAATTCGTTCCATGACTTGTTTGAATTTGAGTTCATg CTTTCAGAAGATGATTACCAGACAGTTAATGTCTCTGTAAGACTTGATGCATTCGAATCAGAG GAAGAAGTCAACCATCAAGAGAAATATGAGCTTATCTCTTTTTG CTCGAAACCTCGTAAGCGTAGACAAAGAGGTGGTAAAAATAACGCCAGGCGACTAAACGTAACCTTTTTACCCATGGATTCACCTAGTTTAGCCAATGGCACTGATAATGGAACCTCCCTACTGAGTAATG GAAACCATAGTTTAGGATATCCCGTGGCAACACAATTTGGGATGAACAATTCTTCACCAGCCATAGCTCAATGTTCGCTGGACTCGAATGCCAAAGCTGTGTTAGCAAGCGAAGCTGTGGTCTCGGCTGCTAAGTCAAGAAAGTTATCTGCTGAGCGATCAGAGGCTAGAAG CAACCTACTTCTTCAGAAACGCCAGTTCTATCATTCTCACAGAGTTCAG CCAATGTCACTTGAGCAAGTAATGTCTGATCGAGATAGCGAAGATGAAGTGGATGATGACGTTGCAGATCTGGAAGATCGCCAG ATGCTTGATGATTTCGTGGATGTGAATAAGAACGAAAAGAGATTCATGCATCTTTGGAACTCTTTTGTAAGAAAACAAAG GGTTGTGGCGGATGGTCATATACCATGGGCATGTGAAGCTTTTTCCAAGTTTCACAAGGAAGAGTTGCTTCATTCCTCACCACTCTTCTG GTGCTGGAGATTATTTATGATAAAACTATGGAACATTGGACTTGTAGACTCGGCCACCATCAACAACTGCAATATCATCCTCGAGAATTGTGATAGTAACTCAGacaacaagaacaagaacatgAGTGCGGACGTTGGCATCGACATTAACAGTAACGCCATGGATGTTGACGACGATGTCAATAACAGCAAAGCCAAGTGA
- the LOC103833983 gene encoding polycomb group protein VERNALIZATION 2 isoform X1, translating into MCRHNCCAKSSQEEEVVSPPDENLLIYCKPVRLYNILRIRSLFNPSFLPRCLSYNIRAKGKTKSGSAGIVVFNYKDCNNTLQKTEVTENCSCPFCYMTCVSFKGLQLHLNSFHDLFEFEFMLSEDDYQTVNVSVRLDAFESEEEVNHQEKYELISFCSKPRKRRQRGGKNNARRLNVTFLPMDSPSLANGTDNGTSLLSNGNHSLGYPVATQFGMNNSSPAIAQCSLDSNAKAVLASEAVVSAAKSRKLSAERSEARSNLLLQKRQFYHSHRVQPMSLEQVMSDRDSEDEVDDDVADLEDRQLQMLDDFVDVNKNEKRFMHLWNSFVRKQRVVADGHIPWACEAFSKFHKEELLHSSPLFWCWRLFMIKLWNIGLVDSATINNCNIILENCDSNSDNKNKNMSADVGIDINSNAMDVDDDVNNSKAK; encoded by the exons atgtgtaggCATAATTGTTGCGCGAAATCGTCACAAGAGGAGGAGGTGGTTTCACCACCTGATGAGAATCTCTTGATCTACTGTAAACCTGTTCGTCTCTACAACATTCTTCGCATTCGCTCCCTTTTCAAC CCATCGTTTCTTCCTAGATGCTTGAGTTACAATATTCGTGCAAAGGGCAAAACAAA GTCCGGATCTGCTGGGATtgtagtttttaattataaggATTGTAATAACACATTGCAGAAAACTgaag TGACGGAGAATTGTTCTTGTCCATTTTGCTATATGACATGTGTTAGCTTCAAG GGGCTGCAACTTCATTTGAATTCGTTCCATGACTTGTTTGAATTTGAGTTCATg CTTTCAGAAGATGATTACCAGACAGTTAATGTCTCTGTAAGACTTGATGCATTCGAATCAGAG GAAGAAGTCAACCATCAAGAGAAATATGAGCTTATCTCTTTTTG CTCGAAACCTCGTAAGCGTAGACAAAGAGGTGGTAAAAATAACGCCAGGCGACTAAACGTAACCTTTTTACCCATGGATTCACCTAGTTTAGCCAATGGCACTGATAATGGAACCTCCCTACTGAGTAATG GAAACCATAGTTTAGGATATCCCGTGGCAACACAATTTGGGATGAACAATTCTTCACCAGCCATAGCTCAATGTTCGCTGGACTCGAATGCCAAAGCTGTGTTAGCAAGCGAAGCTGTGGTCTCGGCTGCTAAGTCAAGAAAGTTATCTGCTGAGCGATCAGAGGCTAGAAG CAACCTACTTCTTCAGAAACGCCAGTTCTATCATTCTCACAGAGTTCAG CCAATGTCACTTGAGCAAGTAATGTCTGATCGAGATAGCGAAGATGAAGTGGATGATGACGTTGCAGATCTGGAAGATCGCCAG CTGCAGATGCTTGATGATTTCGTGGATGTGAATAAGAACGAAAAGAGATTCATGCATCTTTGGAACTCTTTTGTAAGAAAACAAAG GGTTGTGGCGGATGGTCATATACCATGGGCATGTGAAGCTTTTTCCAAGTTTCACAAGGAAGAGTTGCTTCATTCCTCACCACTCTTCTG GTGCTGGAGATTATTTATGATAAAACTATGGAACATTGGACTTGTAGACTCGGCCACCATCAACAACTGCAATATCATCCTCGAGAATTGTGATAGTAACTCAGacaacaagaacaagaacatgAGTGCGGACGTTGGCATCGACATTAACAGTAACGCCATGGATGTTGACGACGATGTCAATAACAGCAAAGCCAAGTGA